TATACTCCGGTAATTTCCCCACTTCAACCTCTGCAGCTCTGCCAACCGTAGACTCAATTATTTCAATTTTATCGTTTTGCTCTATCCTGTGACTAATACCGGTAACTTCTCCGTTCAACTTGACTAGAGCGGCTTCTCCCAATTCACCTCTGGCCATACGTTTACTTCCGTTTATGGTAAATTCAAGTGCTTTTCCTCGCCTCGGAAACAGTTTTTCATTAGGGAATCCAATCTGTATTGCAGCGTCCACAATGGATAGCTTGTTATTGTCATATAACTTAACTCTTTCTCCATTTACATGAACAAAGATAAAATTATTACTCTGGTCATAAAAATTCAGACAGATACCAATAGGTGTAACCAGTAGAGGATCCTTTTTAATACCTTCCTGCAAAAAGGTTACTTCTCCTAATACCTCTTCTCCTCGTAAAGCTACTCTGTCTTTTTGGAGACCAAGATATTCTGCAAGGCTTGTAATAAAACCAGGTATTTTTCCACCTCCACCAACTACAAATACTGCACTGACTGCTTTATCACCATTTAATTTAATTATTCTCTCAGCAATGCTTTTCGTAATTTTACGTACGGCTTCAGAAACGTTTTCTATTACCTCTTCAGTTGTTATTTTATGACTTAATCCCATAATGTCCTTATATGTTATTTTCTTCTTTTTTAAACAGGACAATTTTATGGTCTCCGCCGCTTTAAATTCCACCAGATACGTTTGTACAATTGCCTCGGTAATTTCATCCCCTGCACTTGGAATCATTCCATAGGCGATGATACTGCCATCCTTGGTTATTGATATATCCGAAGTACCTGCTCCGACATCAACCATTGCTATATTTAATAAGCGGAATTTTTCCGGAATAGCTACATTTATTGCCGCAATGGGTTCCAGAGTTAAATTTGCCACCTGAAGTCCTGCCCGCTCTACGGCAGAATACAAGCCATCAATAACTTCATCCGGTAAAAAGGTGGCTAAAAGCTTAGTTCCTATCCGGTTTGCCTTATGCCCTTCCAGCTTGCCAATCGTATAACCATTCAAATAATAGTGGATGACCGAGTATCCAACACAGTAAAAATTTATTTTATCCTCCTGCATATCAGAACGCAGTGTTTCATAGGCTTTTTCCACACCAATCAAGTCCAGGGAGTGAATATGTTCTTCATTGACGGTCGTCTCACTGGGAAATTCATATTCTGCATCCACTGTAACTGTTTTTAATACTCTACCGGCTGCTGCAATGCAAACTTCTGTGAGTTTACAATCAGTCTGCTTCTCCAGTTCCCTAGTTACTGAAAGGATGGTTTCTGCTACCTTTCCAATATCATGAATCTGGCCATCCATCATGGCTCGTGTTTCATGCTCTCTCACACACTGGGCCACTACCAGAAACTGATTCGAATTATCTCGGTATCCTACTGTTCCTACAATGCTTCTGGTACCTATATCTAAACCATATACTAAATGTTCCGGATATCTTTTGTTTTCCATCCACTAAACCTCCACATATAACTGTAAAGTATTTTCCATCTGTTAGATTTTATTTCCCTGCAAGCAAAATTTCTATCTGCTTTTCCAGGCTGACAGATACCTGGTAATTTTCCAGCACGTGCGTACTTAATCGCTTATATTCTTCCTCTGTAATTTGATTTTTAAATATCATTTCGATTTTTTTATCATCATAATTTCTAGTTTTTTTCAGTCGTTCTCTTCGAACTTCCTCCGGTGCAAAAACATACCAGATTTCATCACAGTAGTCCTCTAAACCTGCCTGAAGAGGTAAAGCTGTCTCAACACAAACCAGTCTTTTTTCTTTTTGTTCTTCAATTTGCTTCTTTGTATATTGAATGACATAGGGATGGGTAAAGGAATTTAATCTACTTAACCTTTCTTCGTCTTTATATGCAATACTTCCAAGCTTTTTACGATCTATTTCTCCTGCTTCATTTAATATTTCCATTCCAAAATATTCTAAAATTAATTGGTAGGACAGATTTCCTTTTTTCATCAGGTTATGAGCAATCTGATCCATATTAATCAGATATGCCTGGTATTTTCTTTCTAATAGATCTGCAACTAACGATTTACCACTACCCACGCCTCCGGTAAGTCCTATTACTTTCATACATATATCATCCTTATTTTGCTTCATACCAGTTGCTTCCCGATTTCACTTCTACTTCAAGAGGTACCCTAAGCTTAGCAGCGTTCTGCATCTCCTCCTCTAGGATGTGGCTGACTTGTTCAATCTCATCCTTGTGAGCTTCGATCAGAAGTTCATCGTGAATCTGTAATATCAGTCTGGATTTTAACTTTAAGCCCTTTAACTTCTCATTGACCCGTATCATGGCTATTTTAATAATATCTGCTGCCGTTCCCTGAATAGGAGAATTCATGGCAACTCTTTCACCGAAAGATCGCTGCATAAAATTAGAGGAATTTAACTCAGGTATGGGTCTTCTTCTTCCAAACATAGTACTTACATATCCCTCACCCTTACCGTTTGCTACCAATTCATCCAAAAAGTTCTTTACCCTAGGATACGTCTCAAAATATTTATTAATATAGGATTCCGCTTCTTTCTTTGAAATATTTAAATCCTGTCCTAACCCAAAAGAACTAATGCCATAAACAATACCAAAATTTACTGCCTTGGCATTACTTCTCTGTAAAGAAGTAACCTCATTAAGAGGTGTATGGAATACCTGAGAAGCTGTTATTCTATGGATGTCCTGTGCTTCCCGGTATGCATCTATGAGACGTTCGTCACCTGACATATGGGCAAGTACTCTTAATTCAATCTGGGAATAGTCTGCATCTAAAAATATATAATCTTCTCTTGGTATAAATACCTTTCGTATTTCTCTTCCAAGCTCCATCTTAATCGGTATGTTTTGAAGATTGGGTTCGGTACTGCTGATTCTTCCTGTTGCAGCAATGGTTTGTTGAAATTTACCATGAATTCTTTCATCATCACCGATGTATACCGCAAGTCCGTCTGCATAGGTGGATTTTAATTTGGTAACCTGCCTGTAATCTAAAATCATACGAATCACAGGATGTTCCGGCACCAGTTTTTCCAATATATCCGCAGATGTAGAGTAACCGGTTTTTGTTTTCTTCCCGAAGGGCAGACGCAATTTTTCAAACAGAATTACCCCAAGCTGTTTTGGGGAATTTATATTAAATTCTTCTCCTACCAGTTTGTAAATCTCTGTTTCCAGACTATTTATGCTAACTAAAAGCTTGTCTCCGTATTCTTTTAATTCCTGACGGTTTACACGGATTCCCCGATTCTCCATATCATAGAGTGTATACACTAAAGGCATTTCAATCTCGTAAAACAACTTGTACATATCTGCTGCTTGTAAGGCCTCAATAATTAGAGGAGCCGCTTTACAGGCTGAAAAAGCCTGATAGCAGCAAAAATGGGTAAACTCCTCTTGCTTCTCTACCATCGAAACAGAAAGTTTATTCTTGCCAAATAATTCACTTTGAGAAGGTATTGTAAGGCCTAAATAATCCTTTGCAATATCATCATATCCATAAGAATCACTTAAAGGATTTAACAGGTAGGCAGCAATACTTGCATCAAATATATTTTCTTGTAATTTCTCACAATTGCCTTCTGAAACTATGGTATTAAGAGCTGGAAGATGCAGCTGTTGTTTTAAATTTAGTGTAGCCAGCTGTTTCTTTTGTGCCAAATCTTTTACTTTACCGGCCAAATAAGTATCCGTTACTTTCTCACCGGCTTTTATAAAATAAGCTTTTTCATTGCTGGGAGCAATAGAGAGCCCCAGTAATTCTTCCTCATGAATAAACACAAAACCCGGGATTCCATTTACTTTTTCAAGGCCATTAAATATTTCTTCAACCTCTTCTAAAGTCTCAACGGATTGAAAAGCTTCTTCAATTCCAGTATTTTGAGTAAGCTGTACCTGAAAACGGTTTAACAGACTTTTAAATTCTAGCCTTTTAAAATAACCGTAGGCATTTTCATTATAAATATTATCAAATACTGCCTCCTGAATCTCAAATTCCAACGGACAATCCACTTTAATGGTTGCCAGTACCTTACTTAAGATTGCCTGCTCATAATTATTTCTTAAGGCTTCTCTTGCTTTCGGAGGAGTAACTTCTTCTATATGATTATAAGCATTTTCAATCGTATCAAATGTACCGATTATCTTGCCGGCAGTCTTTTCTCCAACCCCCGGTACTCCCGGTATATTGTCGGAGGCATCCCCCATGAGTCCTTTTAAATCAATAAATTGAAGTGGTGTAACTCCATAGGCTTCTATTACATCCTTTGTGTTATAGTTTTCTATTTCTGTCCCACCCTTTTTTGTTTTGGGTATACGAATCTTTATCTTCTCACTGGCTAATTGCAGTAAATCCCTGTCACCAGATACCAAGGATACCTCATATCCATCCTTTTCACAAATTGTTGCAATTGTACCAAGAACATCATCGGCCTCAAATCCTGGTTTTTCCATTATGGTTATATCCATGGCACGCAGTACTTCTTTCATTATTGGTACCTGCTGCCTCAATTCATCCGGCATGGACTTTCTCGTTCCTTTATAGGCTTCATACATTTCATGGCGGAAGGTTGGTTGATGTACATCAAAAGCAACCGTTAAAAAATCTGGCTTTTCTTCATCTAATATTTTAAACATAATATTTAAAAAGCCCAGCACAGCATTAGTTGGAATACCCTCTGAATTGGTCAATACCGGTATTGCATAAAAAGCTCTGTTTAAAATACTATGCCCATCAATTAATACTATTTTTTTATCCATATCAAATCCTCTATATACCGCAGAACAGACTGCAGTTGCCACTGTAAGCGAATTAAACCAGTTTCACGTGGTGAAAAAACGGGTTGTGGCATCCTTTCTCATTTATTCTTTTCCTTTTTATAGAAACAGTTAGGCAATTGCTACAGTTCTTATATTTATTTTGATTATTTTGCTTACTTCCTTATTCTAGACAAAGTAATCCCCAATATCACTTGCACCCACTAATATACACCGGTTATCCAGTTCGGTATCCGGTATCGTCTGCCAATACCTCTCGGTGCTTTATATTCGTCCCATATCCTGTCCCCAAAGGCTTCTTTCATTAGGATTGCTCCCTCTGTATCCCTCTGCTTTAGATATGCATAAATCTCTGGCAGATTGTCAAGCATAATACCGGACAGATTCTCTTTACCA
The nucleotide sequence above comes from Anaerocolumna cellulosilytica. Encoded proteins:
- a CDS encoding cell division protein FtsA, giving the protein MENKRYPEHLVYGLDIGTRSIVGTVGYRDNSNQFLVVAQCVREHETRAMMDGQIHDIGKVAETILSVTRELEKQTDCKLTEVCIAAAGRVLKTVTVDAEYEFPSETTVNEEHIHSLDLIGVEKAYETLRSDMQEDKINFYCVGYSVIHYYLNGYTIGKLEGHKANRIGTKLLATFLPDEVIDGLYSAVERAGLQVANLTLEPIAAINVAIPEKFRLLNIAMVDVGAGTSDISITKDGSIIAYGMIPSAGDEITEAIVQTYLVEFKAAETIKLSCLKKKKITYKDIMGLSHKITTEEVIENVSEAVRKITKSIAERIIKLNGDKAVSAVFVVGGGGKIPGFITSLAEYLGLQKDRVALRGEEVLGEVTFLQEGIKKDPLLVTPIGICLNFYDQSNNFIFVHVNGERVKLYDNNKLSIVDAAIQIGFPNEKLFPRRGKALEFTINGSKRMARGELGEAALVKLNGEVTGISHRIEQNDKIEIIESTVGRAAEVEVGKLPEYKSTITFVLNDKHISCPKFVEVNGELVSEFYKIKDGDDIQIRNYYTLGQILEFMDLPFRDNILVNHVVAAKDEKVYENFNIQYPIKDEYTYTENQFDDSFEDTRDENLSYNIEEKIADVTPSQVAEVMAAELKTPVVERTGVTNDIYVSINREPIKLSGKEKYIFVDVFDFYPFDLTKAGGSELIITLNGEKTDFTHPIKDSDIIELYWKN
- the coaE gene encoding dephospho-CoA kinase (Dephospho-CoA kinase (CoaE) performs the final step in coenzyme A biosynthesis.); amino-acid sequence: MKQNKDDICMKVIGLTGGVGSGKSLVADLLERKYQAYLINMDQIAHNLMKKGNLSYQLILEYFGMEILNEAGEIDRKKLGSIAYKDEERLSRLNSFTHPYVIQYTKKQIEEQKEKRLVCVETALPLQAGLEDYCDEIWYVFAPEEVRRERLKKTRNYDDKKIEMIFKNQITEEEYKRLSTHVLENYQVSVSLEKQIEILLAGK
- the polA gene encoding DNA polymerase I, with translation MDKKIVLIDGHSILNRAFYAIPVLTNSEGIPTNAVLGFLNIMFKILDEEKPDFLTVAFDVHQPTFRHEMYEAYKGTRKSMPDELRQQVPIMKEVLRAMDITIMEKPGFEADDVLGTIATICEKDGYEVSLVSGDRDLLQLASEKIKIRIPKTKKGGTEIENYNTKDVIEAYGVTPLQFIDLKGLMGDASDNIPGVPGVGEKTAGKIIGTFDTIENAYNHIEEVTPPKAREALRNNYEQAILSKVLATIKVDCPLEFEIQEAVFDNIYNENAYGYFKRLEFKSLLNRFQVQLTQNTGIEEAFQSVETLEEVEEIFNGLEKVNGIPGFVFIHEEELLGLSIAPSNEKAYFIKAGEKVTDTYLAGKVKDLAQKKQLATLNLKQQLHLPALNTIVSEGNCEKLQENIFDASIAAYLLNPLSDSYGYDDIAKDYLGLTIPSQSELFGKNKLSVSMVEKQEEFTHFCCYQAFSACKAAPLIIEALQAADMYKLFYEIEMPLVYTLYDMENRGIRVNRQELKEYGDKLLVSINSLETEIYKLVGEEFNINSPKQLGVILFEKLRLPFGKKTKTGYSTSADILEKLVPEHPVIRMILDYRQVTKLKSTYADGLAVYIGDDERIHGKFQQTIAATGRISSTEPNLQNIPIKMELGREIRKVFIPREDYIFLDADYSQIELRVLAHMSGDERLIDAYREAQDIHRITASQVFHTPLNEVTSLQRSNAKAVNFGIVYGISSFGLGQDLNISKKEAESYINKYFETYPRVKNFLDELVANGKGEGYVSTMFGRRRPIPELNSSNFMQRSFGERVAMNSPIQGTAADIIKIAMIRVNEKLKGLKLKSRLILQIHDELLIEAHKDEIEQVSHILEEEMQNAAKLRVPLEVEVKSGSNWYEAK